The Micromonospora siamensis genome contains the following window.
TCGACCACCCACTGGAACGGCGCACTGTCGGCGTTCTTGGTCTTGCTGATCAGCACGCCGCTGTCCGGGGTGAACGAGTCAGCGCCCATCCGGTCGACGACCTCGAGGGTGTAGTTGTTGAACCGGCCGCCGTCGCACAGCGGGTCGGCGCTGGTGCTGCACGCCGGGGACCGGTCGGCGTCCATCGCGATGTTCACGCCGGTGAGCCCCTCCCCCGCCTCGACGGCGCGGGCGGTGACGTCGGCGACGACCAGGCCGGTGGCGCCGAGCGTCTCGCGGGACAGCCGCAGCACGTTCTGCTCCCCCACCAGGCCGATCTTCATCTTGTCCCGCAGGGTGTGCAGGGAGCCCATCGAGCCGCCGTTGACCGGCGGGATCTGCCAGCGGCTGTGCGGTCCGCCCGGGCCGTTGAACGACCCGCGCGACATCATGCTCCAGATGCCGGTGTACGCCCGCCGCAGCGGCACCCCGTACGGGTTGTTGTAGTTGTCGCCGATGCGCAGCAGGTGGCTCAGTTCGTGGGCGTACACGCCCATACCGGAGCTCTCCGCCTGGGTGGAGGAGCCGCCGCCGGCGTTCGGCCAGATCGTCGCCGCCGCCTTCCACGACGTCCAGTCGACGTAGCGGGTCTTCGCCCAGTTCGGCAGGGTCGGGTCCGGCGGGCCCCAGGCGTCCGGCACGTCCTCCTTGTCCTGGAACATCATCTGCCCGAACTCCTGCCAGGTCGACGACTCGTCCTGGCCGGCGGAGAGGATGAACACCAGCTCGAAGGAGTCGGCGACCTCCTGGCCCACCGCGGCCCGCCAGGCGCCCAGCCCGTCGGTGCGGATGTTGCGGGCGCAGGCCTCGCCGGTCGGACAGGCCCCCGGATTGAAGCCGTTGTCGATGCCGTACTGGTAGGACTTCGACGGCATCCGGTACGGCCCGAACCCGGTCAGGTCCACCCCGTAGCGGCCGTTGGAGTCCTGCATCCAGTACTCGTGCAGGGTGTGCCCCCGGTTCAGGTCACCGGGCGAGTTGAGGAAGTCGGTGTAGAAGCCGGCGACGTTCTCCCGTGGCACGTTCGCCGCGTTGGCCTGCGGGTTGCCGAAGACCGACGATCCGGCCGGCTGGGTGATCTCGAACGGCTGGTCGGTGTAGTCCAGGGTGACCAGGGCGATCTTGAAGTTGCGGACCGAGCCCTCCACCGACGGGTCGGCCCAGTTCCGGTTGGGCACTGCCCGGTAGTCGTCCCAGGTCATGGTGTCCGGGTTCTGCCAGCGCTGCGGGTCGAGCACCTGGAACGGCGCGGTCCCGCCGGTCGTGTCGTCGGGGGCGGCCAGGGCCGGACCGGCTGCCGTGGACGCGACCAGTGCGGACGCGAGCACGGTGG
Protein-coding sequences here:
- a CDS encoding M6 family metalloprotease domain-containing protein; this encodes MRRSVLATVLASALVASTAAGPALAAPDDTTGGTAPFQVLDPQRWQNPDTMTWDDYRAVPNRNWADPSVEGSVRNFKIALVTLDYTDQPFEITQPAGSSVFGNPQANAANVPRENVAGFYTDFLNSPGDLNRGHTLHEYWMQDSNGRYGVDLTGFGPYRMPSKSYQYGIDNGFNPGACPTGEACARNIRTDGLGAWRAAVGQEVADSFELVFILSAGQDESSTWQEFGQMMFQDKEDVPDAWGPPDPTLPNWAKTRYVDWTSWKAAATIWPNAGGGSSTQAESSGMGVYAHELSHLLRIGDNYNNPYGVPLRRAYTGIWSMMSRGSFNGPGGPHSRWQIPPVNGGSMGSLHTLRDKMKIGLVGEQNVLRLSRETLGATGLVVADVTARAVEAGEGLTGVNIAMDADRSPACSTSADPLCDGGRFNNYTLEVVDRMGADSFTPDSGVLISKTKNADSAPFQWVVDANPQDIDMVDFYRPDGTPQKITMGDYRQLSDALFHAGANSGSEYEYVDEANRLHFYVLNLRRDGDGVLSYTVAVRSLDGAGPSRRGVALSKGKLATRDMPNPGGSTCTFDLTNTGEYVAADAQHPEDVTDHLRSDVYRLSASVGGTGWQVELPNELATAKFGTSTTVDVSVGAAADATATTLVTLTATSESDPTRTVTSQCRVERPRALR